A genomic window from Arthrobacter sp. FW305-BF8 includes:
- a CDS encoding ABC-F family ATP-binding cassette domain-containing protein, which translates to MTEPNFRTEQLHLSGVSHGYGDRELFTGVDLVIAEGEHAAVVGENGAGKSTLLRILAGIEAPADGTVRRHGRVGYLAQTSGLPARLTVADAIDNALLALREMESELERLEDGLAAAGPNELEAYGNLQTQYQLREGYAAESRVDAALDKLGLGGVDRGRALGSLSGGEQERVALACLLADPADILLLDEPTNHLDAGGTAWLEARLAAHRGAVVVVSHDRVLLRKIAAAVIEVDAERHTVNRYGNGYDGYLKEKRAERQRWVQQYHGWLDAMASERRQADTVADRMGYARRRDNDKAGFDFKTGTWERAAASKVRNAQERLRRLEDNPVERPPERLKLDAGLNGAGPDGAGPDLGGESPDTASRVLHARNARVPGRLDVPEFRVDRGQKILITGPNGAGKSTLLSVLAGTLEPAAGQVVRHGRIGYLQQELELPEQPSLRLLPAFAAGLGGNIDDHAEALLRLGLFRTSEFHVPVGSLSAGQQRRLSLARLLLGHNEVMLLDEPTNHLAPVLVEELESALADFSGTVVMVSHDRALGEWFDGCAGRSRRRAGEGTPGTWLRYTMAAGTLEEVALPA; encoded by the coding sequence ATGACTGAACCGAATTTCCGCACCGAACAGCTGCACCTGTCCGGCGTCTCCCACGGCTACGGTGACCGCGAACTCTTCACCGGCGTCGACCTGGTGATCGCCGAGGGGGAGCACGCCGCCGTCGTGGGCGAGAACGGTGCCGGCAAATCCACCCTGCTGCGGATCCTGGCCGGAATCGAGGCGCCGGCAGACGGCACGGTCCGGCGGCACGGGCGGGTGGGATACCTGGCGCAGACGTCGGGGCTGCCCGCCCGGCTGACCGTGGCCGACGCGATCGACAATGCACTACTCGCGCTCCGGGAAATGGAATCCGAGCTGGAACGGCTGGAGGACGGTCTTGCGGCGGCCGGACCGAACGAACTCGAGGCGTACGGGAACCTGCAGACCCAGTACCAGCTGCGCGAGGGCTACGCGGCGGAATCCCGTGTGGACGCGGCATTGGACAAGCTGGGCCTGGGCGGGGTGGACCGAGGCCGGGCACTGGGGTCGCTGTCGGGCGGGGAGCAGGAGCGCGTCGCCCTGGCCTGCTTGCTGGCCGACCCCGCGGACATCCTGCTCCTGGATGAGCCCACCAACCACCTGGACGCCGGCGGCACTGCCTGGCTGGAAGCCCGACTCGCCGCGCACCGCGGAGCCGTGGTGGTGGTCTCCCACGACCGCGTGCTCCTGCGGAAAATCGCTGCCGCTGTCATCGAGGTAGACGCCGAGCGCCACACCGTGAACCGCTACGGCAACGGCTATGACGGCTACCTGAAGGAGAAACGGGCCGAACGCCAGCGTTGGGTGCAGCAGTACCACGGCTGGCTGGACGCCATGGCCTCGGAACGGCGGCAGGCGGACACCGTCGCGGACCGGATGGGCTATGCCCGCCGACGGGACAACGACAAGGCGGGCTTCGACTTCAAGACGGGAACGTGGGAGCGCGCCGCCGCCAGCAAGGTCCGTAATGCCCAGGAGCGACTGCGCCGCCTGGAGGACAACCCGGTGGAGCGCCCGCCGGAACGCCTGAAGCTCGACGCCGGGCTGAACGGCGCAGGGCCGGACGGCGCCGGGCCGGACCTGGGCGGTGAATCCCCGGACACGGCCAGCCGGGTCCTGCACGCCCGCAACGCCCGGGTGCCCGGCCGGCTGGACGTGCCCGAGTTCCGTGTGGACCGGGGGCAGAAAATCCTCATCACCGGTCCCAACGGCGCCGGCAAGTCCACGCTGCTCTCCGTTCTGGCTGGCACCCTCGAGCCGGCCGCGGGGCAGGTGGTGCGGCACGGCCGGATCGGTTATCTGCAGCAGGAGCTGGAGCTGCCCGAGCAGCCATCCCTGCGGCTGCTGCCGGCCTTTGCTGCAGGGCTGGGCGGGAACATCGACGACCACGCCGAGGCGCTGCTGCGGCTGGGCCTCTTCCGCACCAGCGAGTTCCATGTTCCGGTGGGCTCCCTTTCCGCCGGACAGCAGCGCCGGCTGTCGCTCGCCCGGCTCCTGCTCGGTCACAACGAGGTTATGCTCCTCGACGAGCCCACCAACCACCTGGCTCCCGTGCTCGTGGAGGAACTGGAATCGGCGCTCGCGGACTTCAGCGGAACTGTTGTGATGGTCAGCCATGACCGGGCCCTGGGCGAATGGTTTGACGGCTGCGCGGGCAGGTCCCGCCGCCGGGCCGGCGAAGGGACGCCGGGAACGTGGCTCAGGTACACGATGGCGGCGGGCACGCTGGAAGAGGTGGCGCTGCCCGCCTGA
- a CDS encoding dienelactone hydrolase family protein → MTHVDLSGTATAAGSKNLRGYLATPTGTGPFPGVVMIHEAFGLTDQIRRHADRLAAAGYLTLAVDLYSDGGPRRCLIGTMKSMMTGEGRVFADIAAARSWLQASQLSNGRTGVIGFCMGGGFALLAANDGFDAASVNYGRLPRDLQPALRGACPLVANYGTQDRTLRGAAARLESALAVGGIEHDVKEFPTAGHSFLNDQEEGPRALRPLARVMGIGPDPAAAPEAWRRIEEHFARHLRD, encoded by the coding sequence ATGACGCACGTAGACCTGAGCGGGACTGCCACTGCCGCCGGATCCAAGAACCTTCGCGGCTACCTCGCCACCCCTACCGGCACCGGTCCCTTTCCCGGCGTTGTGATGATCCACGAGGCGTTCGGCCTCACCGACCAGATCCGCCGCCATGCCGACCGGCTGGCCGCTGCCGGCTACCTCACGCTCGCCGTGGACCTCTACAGCGACGGCGGCCCGCGCCGCTGCCTGATCGGCACCATGAAATCCATGATGACGGGCGAAGGACGGGTCTTTGCCGACATCGCCGCGGCGCGGAGTTGGCTGCAGGCATCGCAGCTCTCGAACGGCCGGACGGGCGTCATCGGCTTCTGCATGGGCGGCGGGTTCGCGCTGCTGGCGGCCAATGACGGCTTCGACGCCGCTTCAGTGAATTACGGCCGCCTCCCCCGCGACCTCCAGCCGGCCCTCCGGGGCGCGTGCCCGCTCGTGGCGAACTACGGCACACAAGACCGCACCCTGCGGGGCGCGGCGGCCAGGCTGGAATCCGCCCTGGCCGTGGGGGGCATTGAACACGACGTCAAGGAATTCCCGACGGCGGGGCACTCCTTCCTGAACGACCAGGAGGAAGGCCCCCGGGCACTGCGCCCGCTGGCGCGCGTAATGGGAATTGGCCCGGATCCGGCCGCCGCCCCGGAGGCATGGCGCCGGATCGAGGAGCACTTCGCCCGGCACCTGCGGGACTAA
- a CDS encoding AMP-binding protein, with protein MNIEPALKALAAALHGEGPAVELSVSPDGEPVVTPVPTPGFEDAVAVVRTSGSTGTPKATVLTVDALAASSMATAFALKGEGQWLLALPLQYVAGVQVLVRSLFAGTRPWAMDLSGGFTAEGFTAAALELTDNIRFTSLVPTQLQRLLADPSPDTLAVLRRFNGILLGGAPASAELLESARNAGLRVVTTYGAAETCGGCVYDGYPLEGVALRLAEDGRIHLGGATLAAGYLGPPRQTAEAFVEEDGTRWYRTNDLGTLDPDGRLTVLGRADDVIITGGVKVSAAHVQAELEKSDGVSAAFVAGVESAKWGQAVAAYVAVAGTASGDGAGGAARDGAAWAEEWHRTLGLLAPKTVLPAGELIMLPNGKPDRLAMIERLNALHQGK; from the coding sequence GTGAATATCGAGCCGGCCCTCAAGGCGCTGGCGGCCGCCCTCCACGGTGAGGGCCCCGCCGTCGAACTCTCAGTGAGCCCCGACGGCGAGCCTGTGGTGACGCCCGTTCCGACCCCCGGGTTCGAGGACGCCGTCGCCGTGGTCCGCACCTCCGGGTCCACCGGGACGCCCAAGGCGACGGTCCTGACCGTGGATGCGCTGGCGGCGTCGTCGATGGCCACCGCTTTCGCGCTCAAGGGCGAGGGTCAGTGGCTGCTGGCCCTGCCGCTGCAGTACGTGGCCGGTGTGCAGGTGCTGGTCCGGTCGCTGTTCGCCGGCACCCGGCCATGGGCCATGGACCTGTCCGGGGGCTTCACGGCCGAGGGCTTCACCGCGGCCGCGCTGGAGCTGACGGACAACATCCGCTTCACGTCGCTGGTGCCCACGCAGCTGCAGCGCCTGCTCGCCGACCCGTCGCCTGACACGCTCGCTGTGTTGCGCCGCTTCAACGGCATCCTGCTCGGCGGCGCCCCGGCCTCTGCCGAGCTCCTGGAGTCGGCGCGCAACGCCGGCCTCCGGGTGGTCACCACCTATGGGGCGGCGGAAACCTGCGGCGGCTGCGTGTACGACGGCTATCCGCTCGAGGGCGTGGCTCTGCGGCTCGCCGAAGACGGCCGGATCCACCTCGGCGGGGCCACGCTCGCGGCCGGCTACCTGGGCCCGCCGCGGCAGACCGCCGAGGCCTTCGTCGAGGAGGACGGCACCCGCTGGTACCGCACCAACGACCTCGGCACCCTCGATCCCGATGGCCGGCTCACCGTGCTGGGCCGCGCCGACGACGTCATCATCACCGGCGGCGTCAAGGTGTCCGCCGCGCACGTGCAGGCGGAGCTGGAAAAGTCCGACGGCGTGTCCGCGGCTTTTGTTGCCGGCGTCGAGTCCGCAAAATGGGGCCAGGCCGTGGCGGCCTATGTGGCCGTCGCCGGAACCGCGTCCGGGGACGGCGCCGGTGGCGCTGCACGCGACGGGGCCGCGTGGGCCGAGGAATGGCACCGGACGCTGGGGCTGCTGGCCCCCAAGACTGTTCTTCCGGCCGGTGAACTGATCATGCTGCCCAACGGCAAGCCGGACCGGCTGGCCATGATTGAACGGCTCAACGCGCTCCATCAGGGAAAATAG
- a CDS encoding 1,4-dihydroxy-2-naphthoyl-CoA synthase, protein MSNEFPAKVSDVFDPSRWRTVSGFDDFQDLTYHRQVERSDDGTVARDLPTVRIAFNRPEVRNAFRPGTVDELYRAMDHARMTPDVATVLLTGNGPSPKDGGHSFCSGGDQRIRGRDGYRYVVQNTADGETQETIDPARAGRLHILEVQRLMRTMPKVVIAVVNGWAAGGGHSLHVVSDLTIASRQFGKFKQTDATVGSFDAGYGSALLARQIGQKAAREIFFLAREYSAEDMVRMGAVNEAVDHERLEEVALEYAADIARQSPQAIRMLKFAFNLADDGLAGQQVFAGEATRLAYMTDEAVEGKEAFLQKRDPDWSRFPYYF, encoded by the coding sequence GTGAGCAACGAATTCCCCGCCAAGGTATCGGACGTCTTTGACCCGTCCCGCTGGCGCACCGTGTCCGGCTTCGACGACTTCCAGGACCTGACCTACCACCGGCAGGTGGAGCGGTCCGACGACGGCACTGTGGCACGGGACCTGCCCACGGTCCGCATCGCGTTCAACCGGCCGGAGGTGCGCAACGCCTTCCGTCCGGGGACCGTGGACGAGCTCTACCGCGCCATGGACCATGCCAGGATGACGCCGGACGTGGCCACCGTGCTGCTCACCGGCAACGGCCCCTCCCCCAAGGACGGCGGGCACTCGTTCTGCTCGGGCGGGGACCAGCGGATCCGGGGACGGGACGGCTATCGGTACGTAGTACAGAACACAGCCGACGGCGAGACGCAGGAAACCATCGACCCGGCCCGCGCCGGGCGGCTCCACATCCTGGAAGTCCAGCGGCTCATGCGGACCATGCCCAAGGTGGTCATCGCCGTCGTCAACGGCTGGGCGGCCGGCGGCGGGCACTCACTCCACGTGGTCTCGGACCTGACCATCGCTTCGCGCCAGTTCGGAAAGTTCAAGCAGACGGACGCCACGGTGGGCAGCTTCGACGCCGGCTACGGCTCGGCGCTGCTGGCCCGGCAGATCGGCCAGAAGGCCGCCCGGGAGATCTTCTTCCTTGCCCGTGAGTACTCCGCCGAGGACATGGTCCGGATGGGGGCAGTGAACGAGGCCGTCGACCACGAGCGCCTCGAGGAGGTGGCCCTGGAGTACGCCGCGGACATCGCCCGGCAGTCCCCGCAGGCCATCCGGATGCTCAAGTTCGCCTTCAACCTCGCCGACGACGGCCTGGCCGGCCAGCAGGTGTTCGCCGGCGAAGCCACCCGGCTGGCGTACATGACGGACGAGGCCGTGGAGGGCAAGGAGGCCTTCCTGCAAAAGCGCGACCCCGACTGGTCCCGGTTCCCGTACTACTTCTAA
- a CDS encoding pentapeptide repeat-containing protein has protein sequence MAGRSAGKPRQGAASKITPPRLVPVRLEGLREDDEPDFRRAERYDGMRYTRAAADGLELSGVTFAECEFAGVSFNEAQLRGASFRDCVIEEAFAPVLNLARSTMHDVVISNPRWGSAELYESGWQSVRIDGGKLDYLNLRGSRLADVQISDCIISELDLGSATAARVALKNCTIGTLDLAGAKLKDFDLRSTDFRSISGLGSLAGVVIDEYQLGLLAPLLAAHLGVVVA, from the coding sequence GTGGCGGGACGGTCCGCGGGGAAACCCCGGCAGGGCGCCGCCTCGAAGATCACGCCGCCAAGGCTGGTACCGGTCCGGCTGGAGGGCCTCCGGGAGGACGATGAGCCGGACTTTCGGCGCGCCGAGCGGTACGACGGCATGCGCTATACCCGGGCGGCCGCCGACGGGCTGGAGCTCAGCGGTGTCACCTTCGCCGAGTGCGAATTCGCCGGTGTCTCCTTCAATGAAGCCCAGCTGCGCGGTGCCAGCTTCCGGGACTGCGTCATCGAGGAGGCCTTTGCCCCCGTCCTGAACCTGGCCCGGTCCACCATGCACGACGTCGTCATCAGCAACCCGAGATGGGGCTCGGCAGAGCTCTACGAGAGCGGCTGGCAGTCGGTGCGGATTGACGGCGGCAAGCTGGACTACCTGAACCTGCGCGGCTCACGGCTGGCGGACGTGCAGATCAGCGACTGCATCATCAGCGAGCTGGACCTGGGTTCCGCAACCGCCGCCCGGGTGGCACTGAAGAACTGCACCATCGGAACCCTGGACCTGGCGGGCGCCAAGCTGAAGGACTTCGACCTGCGCAGCACGGACTTCCGGAGCATCAGCGGTCTGGGCAGCCTGGCCGGCGTCGTGATTGACGAGTACCAGCTGGGACTCCTGGCTCCACTCCTGGCGGCCCACCTGGGCGTGGTCGTCGCCTGA
- a CDS encoding CPBP family intramembrane glutamic endopeptidase produces MVNTRRMLPTPRPDLYRFSPLDLTAVGLYVAVAAFFALAGELILPLLRELAPTPAVASYGVNLLFYGGIGALALFAARGVVSRDLKVLATRPWFTLAMVPLAVVAMMIVTAILVAVGGTTETSANQAGLQALMRQVPAWLMVPLIVVVGPFVEEYVFRHLLIGKLSRRVNIWLCCGLSVVLFAALHIVGQEAITLPALMPYLAMGATLVFVYVWTGRNLMFSYFVHAAKNLLAVVFLYTIPPELLDQLQRAQG; encoded by the coding sequence ATGGTGAATACCAGACGCATGCTCCCGACCCCGCGGCCGGATCTCTACCGGTTTTCGCCGCTGGACCTCACCGCCGTGGGGCTTTATGTCGCCGTTGCGGCCTTCTTCGCGCTGGCCGGGGAACTGATCCTGCCGCTGCTGCGCGAACTGGCCCCGACGCCGGCCGTCGCGTCCTATGGCGTGAACCTCCTCTTCTACGGAGGCATCGGCGCCCTGGCCCTGTTTGCCGCCCGCGGAGTGGTGTCCCGGGACCTCAAAGTGCTTGCCACCCGGCCCTGGTTCACGCTCGCCATGGTGCCGCTGGCCGTCGTTGCCATGATGATTGTCACCGCGATCCTGGTGGCCGTGGGCGGGACCACCGAGACGTCCGCCAACCAGGCCGGGCTGCAGGCGCTCATGCGGCAGGTGCCGGCCTGGCTCATGGTGCCGCTGATCGTTGTGGTGGGCCCGTTCGTCGAGGAGTACGTGTTCCGGCACCTGCTGATCGGGAAACTGAGCCGTCGGGTCAACATCTGGCTCTGCTGCGGGCTGTCCGTGGTCCTCTTTGCCGCCCTGCACATCGTGGGCCAGGAAGCGATCACCCTCCCCGCGCTCATGCCGTACCTGGCGATGGGCGCCACGCTGGTGTTCGTCTATGTGTGGACAGGGAGGAACCTGATGTTTTCCTACTTCGTCCATGCCGCCAAGAACCTGCTCGCTGTGGTCTTTTTGTACACCATCCCGCCGGAGCTCCTGGACCAGCTGCAGCGGGCCCAGGGCTAG
- a CDS encoding VOC family protein, whose product MACRISELVLNCADPELLARFWSEVLGYVELGREDGAIEIGPPGAGFGGLQPTIILSPSSNPRSGKLPLHIDVNPVDRDQDSELERLLALGARPADVGQTGDEQWHVLADPEGHEFCLLRRRLEP is encoded by the coding sequence ATGGCTTGCCGAATCAGCGAACTTGTCCTCAACTGTGCCGACCCCGAACTGCTCGCGCGGTTCTGGAGTGAGGTGCTCGGCTACGTCGAACTCGGCCGGGAGGACGGTGCGATCGAGATCGGCCCGCCCGGTGCCGGCTTCGGCGGCCTGCAGCCCACCATCATCCTGAGCCCCAGCAGCAACCCGCGGAGCGGAAAACTCCCGCTGCACATCGACGTCAACCCGGTCGACCGGGACCAGGACTCCGAACTGGAACGGCTGCTCGCCCTCGGTGCCCGTCCCGCCGACGTCGGGCAGACCGGCGACGAGCAGTGGCACGTCCTGGCCGACCCCGAGGGCCATGAGTTCTGCCTCCTGCGCAGGCGGCTTGAGCCCTGA
- a CDS encoding thiolase family protein — protein sequence MVEAFLVGGARTPVGRYGGALSAVRPDDLAALVVREAVARAGVDPDAIDEVILGNANGAGEENRNVARMATILAGLPLHIPGITVNRLCASGLSAIIMASQMIKSGAADIVVAGGVESMSRAPWVQEKPQAAFAKPGDIFDTSIGWRFVNPLFKKGELSRDGKMTFSMPETAEEVGRVDNISREDADAFAVRSHERALAAIDAGRFKDEIVPVTVKSRKAETVVDTDEGPRAGTSMDVLSGLRPVVPGGSVVTAGNSSSLNDGASAIIVASEAAIQRLGLTPRARIIDGASAGCEPEIMGIGPVPATQKVLKRSGLSVGDLGAVELNEAFATQSLASVRRLGLDPDIVNNDGGAIALGHPLGSSGSRIAITLLGRMEREDARIGLATMCIGVGQGTAMLLERV from the coding sequence ATGGTCGAGGCTTTTCTGGTCGGCGGTGCCCGCACCCCGGTAGGACGATACGGCGGGGCGCTCTCGGCGGTCCGGCCCGATGATCTCGCCGCGCTGGTGGTCCGCGAGGCCGTGGCCAGGGCGGGAGTTGATCCGGACGCGATCGACGAGGTCATCCTCGGCAACGCCAACGGCGCCGGCGAGGAGAACCGAAACGTGGCGCGCATGGCCACCATCCTCGCCGGCCTCCCGCTGCACATCCCCGGCATCACCGTGAACCGGCTCTGCGCCTCGGGCCTGAGCGCCATCATCATGGCCAGCCAAATGATCAAGTCAGGCGCTGCGGACATCGTGGTGGCCGGCGGCGTGGAGTCCATGAGCCGCGCGCCGTGGGTCCAGGAGAAGCCGCAGGCGGCGTTCGCCAAGCCTGGCGACATCTTCGACACCTCCATCGGCTGGCGCTTCGTGAACCCCCTGTTCAAGAAGGGCGAGCTGTCGCGCGACGGCAAGATGACGTTCTCCATGCCGGAAACCGCGGAGGAGGTGGGCCGCGTGGACAACATTTCCCGCGAGGACGCCGACGCCTTCGCGGTCCGCTCGCACGAAAGGGCGCTCGCGGCCATTGACGCTGGCCGTTTCAAGGACGAAATCGTCCCGGTGACGGTCAAGAGCCGCAAGGCCGAGACGGTGGTGGACACCGATGAGGGACCCCGCGCCGGCACCAGCATGGACGTGTTGTCCGGCCTCCGTCCGGTGGTTCCGGGCGGCTCGGTGGTCACCGCCGGCAACTCGTCCTCCCTCAACGACGGCGCCTCCGCGATCATCGTCGCCTCCGAGGCCGCAATCCAGCGGCTGGGCCTGACGCCGCGCGCCCGCATCATCGACGGCGCGTCCGCCGGCTGCGAGCCGGAAATCATGGGCATCGGCCCGGTTCCGGCAACCCAGAAGGTGCTTAAACGGAGCGGGCTCAGCGTCGGCGACCTTGGCGCCGTCGAACTTAACGAGGCGTTTGCCACCCAGTCCCTTGCGAGCGTGCGGCGCCTTGGGCTGGACCCGGACATTGTGAACAACGACGGCGGTGCGATCGCTTTGGGGCACCCGCTGGGTTCCAGCGGGTCCCGGATCGCCATCACCCTGCTGGGCCGGATGGAGCGCGAAGACGCGCGGATCGGCCTGGCCACCATGTGCATCGGCGTGGGCCAGGGAACAGCCATGCTGCTGGAGCGCGTGTAG
- a CDS encoding amino acid permease — protein sequence MPQSTPTELMSPTAPSAAVDSTLSAEGYKKTLGRRHVTMIAMGGAIGVGLFMGAGGRLASTGPALIFSYAIAGVIAYLLMRALGELVMYRQTSGSFVSYSGEMFGKKGAYLSGWMYFINWGMTGIAELIAIGLYFQFFFPNVPVEASAIAALALLVAVNLLSVKAFGEFEFWASCLKVGAILIFLAVGTFMVVTNARVGDGHASVANLFAADGGLFPKGALVMVLVLNAVIFAYNGIELVGITAGEMQNPEREVPKAIRAVVLRIVVFYVGSVTLLAMLLPSDQYKAGTSPFVTVFGQMGLGWVGDVMNMVVITAALSSCNSGLYSIGRVFRTMANNGHAPQWLTRMSKRHIPYAAILAIAAFYLVGILLNIWLGGSHAFDLALNTASIGVIFTWGAIFASQIALRHRKGQVSSLPMPGSPWTSWAGLVGLLAITVLIGFDTMTSKTGEVFHLGLWTLATVPFFAVVLWLGWQKVKNNEPKSELFS from the coding sequence GTGCCTCAAAGTACCCCAACAGAACTTATGAGCCCGACGGCTCCATCCGCCGCCGTCGACTCGACCCTCAGCGCCGAGGGCTACAAGAAGACCCTGGGCCGGCGCCACGTCACCATGATCGCCATGGGCGGCGCCATCGGCGTCGGCCTCTTCATGGGCGCGGGCGGCCGCCTGGCCTCCACCGGCCCCGCGCTGATTTTCTCCTACGCCATCGCCGGCGTCATCGCCTACCTGCTGATGCGCGCCCTCGGTGAACTCGTCATGTACCGCCAGACCTCCGGCTCCTTCGTCAGCTACTCCGGTGAAATGTTCGGCAAGAAGGGCGCCTACCTCTCCGGCTGGATGTACTTCATCAACTGGGGCATGACCGGGATCGCGGAACTCATCGCGATCGGCCTCTACTTCCAGTTCTTCTTCCCGAACGTACCGGTGGAAGCCTCCGCCATCGCCGCGCTGGCCCTGCTGGTGGCGGTCAACCTGCTCAGCGTCAAGGCGTTCGGCGAATTTGAGTTTTGGGCGTCCTGCCTGAAGGTGGGCGCCATCCTGATCTTCCTGGCCGTGGGCACCTTCATGGTGGTCACCAACGCCAGGGTCGGCGACGGCCATGCCTCGGTCGCCAACCTCTTCGCGGCCGACGGCGGGCTGTTCCCCAAGGGCGCCCTGGTGATGGTCCTGGTCCTGAACGCGGTCATCTTCGCGTACAACGGCATCGAGCTCGTCGGCATCACCGCCGGTGAGATGCAGAATCCGGAACGCGAAGTGCCCAAGGCGATCCGCGCCGTCGTGCTCCGCATTGTGGTGTTCTACGTCGGTTCCGTCACCCTGTTGGCCATGCTTCTCCCGTCCGACCAGTACAAGGCCGGCACTTCCCCGTTCGTCACCGTGTTCGGCCAGATGGGCCTGGGCTGGGTGGGCGACGTGATGAACATGGTGGTCATCACCGCCGCCCTGTCCTCCTGCAACTCGGGGCTCTACTCGATCGGCCGCGTGTTCCGCACCATGGCCAACAACGGGCACGCCCCGCAGTGGCTCACCCGGATGTCCAAGCGCCACATACCGTACGCCGCGATCCTGGCCATCGCCGCGTTCTACCTGGTGGGCATCCTGCTCAACATCTGGCTGGGCGGCTCGCACGCCTTCGACCTCGCGCTCAACACCGCCTCCATCGGCGTCATCTTCACGTGGGGCGCCATCTTCGCGAGCCAGATCGCGCTGCGGCACCGCAAGGGCCAGGTTTCGAGCCTGCCGATGCCGGGTTCGCCCTGGACCAGCTGGGCCGGGCTCGTGGGCCTGCTCGCCATCACGGTGCTGATCGGCTTCGACACCATGACCAGCAAGACCGGCGAGGTCTTCCACCTCGGCCTGTGGACCCTTGCCACCGTTCCGTTCTTCGCCGTGGTTCTGTGGCTCGGCTGGCAGAAGGTCAAGAACAACGAGCCGAAGAGCGAACTCTTCAGCTAG
- a CDS encoding VOC family protein, producing the protein MGLNIQIAIDCKHPHDLADWWAETLDWSVEPQDEGFIRSMISQGFATDDQTTTHNGRLVWKDGAAIRPTEELDAKAPARRLLFQTVPEQKTIKNRVHWDVRLDGRDKDDVRAELEARGATFLWTASQGPHEWHTMADPEGNEFCIS; encoded by the coding sequence ATGGGACTCAACATTCAGATCGCCATCGATTGCAAGCACCCGCATGACCTCGCCGACTGGTGGGCCGAAACGCTGGACTGGTCAGTGGAGCCGCAGGATGAGGGATTCATCCGGTCCATGATCAGCCAGGGCTTCGCGACGGACGACCAGACCACGACGCACAACGGCAGGCTGGTGTGGAAGGACGGCGCGGCGATCAGGCCCACCGAGGAACTCGACGCCAAGGCACCCGCCCGGCGGCTGCTGTTCCAGACCGTGCCGGAGCAGAAGACGATCAAGAACCGGGTGCACTGGGACGTCAGGCTCGACGGCCGGGACAAGGACGACGTCCGCGCCGAGCTTGAGGCCCGCGGCGCCACCTTCCTCTGGACTGCCAGCCAGGGGCCCCACGAATGGCACACCATGGCGGACCCCGAGGGCAACGAGTTCTGCATCAGCTGA
- a CDS encoding SRPBCC family protein — MDHSISLSQHVNATPEKVWRVISDIPGSAATLSGVESIQMVSEGPYGEGTRWKETRSMMGRRETVEMWVSQADPPRSTTVKALQGGADYTSRFTLEERGSGTDLTLTFGAELLRPTVFSRLMLALFGRLGMSMTRKALAKDLAEIAAKAEQL; from the coding sequence ATGGATCACAGCATCAGCCTGAGTCAGCACGTGAACGCCACCCCGGAGAAAGTCTGGCGGGTGATCTCGGATATTCCGGGGTCGGCCGCCACGCTTTCCGGCGTCGAATCCATCCAGATGGTCAGCGAGGGGCCGTACGGTGAAGGGACCCGCTGGAAGGAGACGAGATCCATGATGGGCCGGCGCGAAACCGTGGAAATGTGGGTGTCGCAGGCAGATCCGCCACGCAGCACAACAGTCAAGGCGCTGCAGGGTGGAGCAGACTACACGTCCAGGTTCACGCTGGAAGAACGTGGCAGCGGGACCGACCTGACCCTGACCTTTGGCGCGGAGCTCCTCAGGCCCACCGTGTTCAGCCGGCTGATGCTGGCCCTCTTCGGGCGGCTGGGCATGAGCATGACGCGAAAGGCCCTGGCGAAGGACCTCGCCGAGATTGCCGCGAAAGCGGAGCAGCTGTAG
- a CDS encoding CsbD family protein, whose protein sequence is MGIGDKIQNAAEDFGGKAKEAAGNATDNDRLKAEGQKDQVVADAKKVGEDVKDELKRD, encoded by the coding sequence ATGGGTATCGGAGACAAGATCCAGAACGCTGCAGAGGACTTCGGCGGTAAGGCGAAGGAAGCAGCAGGCAACGCGACGGACAATGACCGCCTGAAGGCAGAGGGCCAGAAGGACCAGGTGGTCGCCGACGCCAAGAAGGTCGGCGAAGACGTCAAGGACGAACTTAAGCGGGATTAG